Genomic segment of Ignavibacteriales bacterium:
ATTTAATTATTTAACCGTTCAAATTATTTAATTACGGATTCCTTGCTTCTTCCCAAGGTGGAAGAATCTTTGTAAGGACATAAAGTAATATGAACGGAAGGCAAAATACGATTACAGAAGCAAAAAATCCTTCCAACCCGAAAAAAGTTATTTTGTAAACGGTTAATCCTCTAAAACTTTTTGAAAACAATTGTCCTCCGATTACAATATTCCAACGAGTTGAAAAAATTCCAACTTGTACAAGAATTGCAGAGATAAAATAAACCATTTTCTTTAAATCTGGCGGTGATTTTAAAATTTTAATGAGTGCAATCATGGCAAGCGGAATAAGCATGCCCATGAAGAGTTGAATTACTACTAAGCTGATGAATAATTTATTCGAGACAAGATAAGCTAAGATTTTAATGGATTCTTCCGATTCATAAACACGGTGCACAAAATCCAACGCTTCCAATGAAAAATCTATGATCATTACGTAGAATAAGTAACTTGCTAATTTATCCAGACACAAAATATCTAATTGTTTTCCGCGAACGGGTGTTATGATCATATAGAGAATTAAAACCATCGCAATGCCGGAAACAATTGCAGAGAACAAGAAAACGATTGGCATTAGTACGCTTGACCACCATGGGTTTGCTTTGATCGAACCAAAAATAAATCCTACATAACCATGCAATAGAAATGCAGAAGGAATTCCTATAATTGTAACAATCTTTACCCACTTTTTATCGAAGTGGATTGCCTTTTCTGAAATATCTTTTGAAAAGAGAGAAATGATTTTGTGAATCCATTTTTTGATTCCAGTTTCTTTCTGCGACCAAAGAATTATATCTCTTCTATACTCAAACCAAATTTCTAAACATAATACCGCCATCAAATACCAAGCGTAAACAAATCCGAACATAGCCATGGCAGATGTGCTATTTGGAGTAATCAAAATCTCGTAAGCTTTTTCAGGATGACCTAAGTGAGCAAGTAAAGGAAGTGGTGCTACAATTAAAAATGCCATCGCTGTAAGCATTGCTAAGCGGTATGTTGGTTGAAGTTCTTTTACGTTGAATACTTTCACCAGCGATGCCAAGATAAAAGCGCCGGCAACTAATCCTGTTAAGTAAGGATATAATACTATAAGAATGCCCCAATGGAGTTCAATTTCGTTTGGAAAAATGTAGCCCCATACTTCTTTTAGTATTGGCGTCAAATGTTGAATGAGCTCTTCCAATTCTACCTTACCTCCATATCTAAATTAGAGTAATAAACTTTTGGTTCTGTGTTGAGCGATGGTTTAAGAATTCCGATTTTATTCATTCTTAAGAAACGTACTAATGGACTTGATTTTTTGTTCAACTCGCCGAAAACTCTTGCTTGAGTCGGGCACACTTCAACGCATGCCGGCAATTTATCTTGAACAATTCTATGATAACAGAAAGTACATTTCTCGGCAGTATGTGTTTCGGGATGTAAGAATCTTGCACCGTAAGGACATGCTTGTATGCAATATCTGCAGCCGACACAGTAATCTGAATCCACAAGTACTACTCCATCCTCCCCTTTAAATGTTGCACCAACAGGACAAACTTGAACGCATGGAGGATTGTCACAATGATTACAAATTTTTGGAACAAAGAAACTTCTTAACATTTTTTGATTTGTTGTGCGAGAATTATCGAAACCGTCTATTGAACCATTTGGACTGTCAACTTGTACATCACCATCTTCATAGATTCTGTAACGTTCAACCCATGTTCTAAAAAAGAATGGTTCTTTTGGAACATTGTTTTCGTTTTTACATGCTACAGCACATCTTCCGCATCCAATACATTTATTAATGTCTATTCCCATTCCCCACTTGTGGTTGCTGGGTATATAACCGTTTATGAGCATCCATTTTTTTATAGTCTTTAATTTGTCCGTTGAGCCTAGAAATCCAAATGCAATTGATGCAAGCGCAAGTATGGCAATTTTTTTTAGAAAACTTCTTCTTTCAACTTTTTTATCTGTTTCAATTATATTGTTTTCCATTATTGTGCCTCCGGTAAATGTGGATAGTGACATTGCCAGCAAACATATCTCGGCTCGTGTGTAGTCATATTGATCCTTGGAATAAATTCATCACCTTTTGCATCTTGGGAATGACACTGACCACAAAATTCTCTGTTTGCAGGTTTGGTTGGTAAATATTCCCTCGGGTGTAATTTATGTTTCTCCGTAGATTCATGACATTTAGTACAAGGAATATCCATGTGACTCGAAACCGATTTTGCACTTGAAATTTCAGCATGGCAAGCGGAACATTCTTTTGGTGTTTGTGGCGGAGTTGGATTGTGCGGATTATGACATGTTACGCAAATTTTTCTCGGATTGTGCGATGCAGATACAATTTGTGGAAAGCCTGTAGGTCGAGATGGATTATATTCATGACAAACAGGGCAAAAAATCCTATCCCGCGGTTTTTCCGGTTTGAATTGATCCGGCTCATTAACGTGATTAACAGAAGGTCCATGGCAAACTTCGCAAGAAAGATTTTTATGATACCCTGCATTTTTAGTTTTCCATATATCATCATGACAATCGGCACATGCTTCCTGTCCTGCATATTGCATTTTTTTATCAGCATTATTTTGAATAGCTCCGGCACGATAATGACCGACCAAGCCAAAATCTTTCGGAGTGAGAAGCGAAGTGGCTAAAATAAATGCAGTGACTACTACAAGTAAAAGTACAGACAATCGTTTAACCTGTTCCGGAATTTTTTGTAAAAAATTTTTCATGAATACACTCGTTTTTGCTTTAAGTATTTTTATTTATTTTTCAATCGGTTCAATTGTTTATTAACTCGCTTCCTTTCTTTCTTCTTGCGTATAAAATTGAAATTGCCAACAGCACAATTCCTAAAAACATGAAAGAAATAATTCGGTAGCTTGGATCTAAATTTGTTGTTCCAACAAATAGAATGTACACCACCGTTAATAAAAATGTTAAAAGCGCCAGCCACCGGTATTTTTTATTCTTAAGAATAATACTCATTACATAGTAACCGATCGCAACTATCGTCCAAGAGAGCCCGACATAATCTTTAGGAACTATATGATAGAGTGCATAAGGAAAGATGATAAACGCGGAGCCGAGATAAGATAATCTCATTGCGTCAGTTGTTAAATCAAGTCTATGCTTTTGCCAATTTAAAATACGAGCGCTTATTAATGCCACAATACCAAAACCGAGTGCGATTACACCAATTTTTTCTTCTAATACTAAATAGGAAAAGAATATCATCAGATACATTATAAAGTTTGCTACTATTATAATTTTTGAACGGAACCAGAGCGCGGTAGCCACTACAACTAAACTCTGCCAGCTTAACCAAACAAAGTATTCCGGCTTAGGAAAATTATTTACTATTGCAACACTCAATGCCGTGTAACCAAGAATGGCATAAAAGAAAGTTGAATATTTACTTTTTTGTCTCTCATAAAACATAATTGAAAGAAGCAAGAAAACACTCGAAGCTATTAACTCAGATAAAGCCGCCGTGCTGCTGAATTTAGAAAGTGCGATTATTAATAATAGAAAAAAACATAGAAATGAATTCAATAAAGTATTTAGTATTGAATTAACAGATTCTTTTTCGTTTCGATTTCCGGATAAATTGCCGTAAGCATAAATTAAGCAGTACAAAAGAAGAAAATAAATATTAATCAATGGAGAACTTTGGAGAGCAATTTTATTACCAGCAACAGGATTACCGATGAACCAAACAAAGTGAGTTATATAGACCAAAAGTATTGCATAGGTATAGAACGAATTCCAATCTAAAATTCTTTTTAAGTAAACCGACCACCCGCTGATCAAAACTAGAATAAAAAAGATCAACCAATAAAAATCACCGATCAAAGCTGTAATGGAAATTAGCGAGATGCCAAAAGCCATTAGATATATAGATTTTCTCTTAAAAGAAAAAGAAATGTGAAAGATCGATACTGCTATCAGCATAAGTAATTCAAGTGTCGGATTTTCAACTGTGGGATTGTTTGAGAAAAAGTGTAACCGTAAAGTTGAAAAGAAAAGAAGAAGTAACGCTCCGCCAAAAATATATTGGGAAATAAATTGAAGCGAGCTTTTCCAGTAATTCGATAACCAGAAAAGAAATCCAACTAAAACATATCCTATAAGACTAGGAAAAAAGGAAGGTAAATTTTGATACGGAAATGTCATTAGAAAAATTATTCCGATCGCAAGAATTACAATTCCAACTTTTGCAAACCAGAATTGTCCTATCTGAGTTTCTAATGAATCCGCTCGTTCTGAAATATTTTGAGGCATCAATGAAGGTAATTCAAAATTATCTTCCGAAGGAAGATTCTCAAGATTAAGTTTCTCTTCAATCCGGGAAATTCTTGCTTCCAAATTTTTCAAGTATGTAATTAATTGATTGTTTACTTCCGATTCGGAGGAAGAATCCATTATGATACCTCCAAGGTTATTGTATTTGTTTTATCCTTTCTAAAATTATTTGGGTGTGAAGTTTGAATCATTCTAAAGAAGTATTCTTATTTTAATCAGATATACACACACGAATTCCGATTTAAAAATAATTTTATCTGATTCTGAAATCAACATAAAACTTAAAAACATTTATGACAAAAAGATGTTGAGTCTGAAAAAAATAATGAAAAAATAATCATAAATAAAAAAGGGAACCTTTTGGATTCCCTTTTCTTTACTGTAAAAAAATAAAAGATAAAATTTTTATTTCTTATCTACTTTCTTTTCAGATTTTTCATCGTCTTCTTTTTCTTCAATTATCATATGCTTCATATTCTTACCCATGGAATGCTTTCGCATCATCTTCTCGCCGCCACAGCATGAACATCCGCAATTGTTTCCGCCCATATGCTTAAAGAACATTAATTTCTCTTTCGGCATGTCTTCATCGCCATCAATCTGAATATTAAAATGTTTCATGCCATTTTCATCTTTCAAAAACTTCTCAGCTTCATCACCTTCGTAAGTTTTTGTTTCTTCTTTACCGTCTTTCATAGTTGTAACAGTAATTTTTTTGCCACTGTCGTTAACTTCGACTTTTATATTCTTTTTGTTTTCACCATCTTTTTCATCAGCATCATTATCTTCAGATCTAAACATCATAACGTTGCCGCCTCTCATCTTCATCATTTTTCCGTCATCACTTTTAAACATAAATCCTTTACGCGAACTACTTCTTAACATACCGACTAATTTTTCAGCATCCTTTCCTTCAAAGACAACATCTTTACCATCAGCTTTAATCGTAAGTTTTTCAATCTTACCTTTCAAATTATCAAGTTTAGATTTTGTTTCGTCTTTTTCCTGAGCTAAGATCTTCATTGAGAAAAATCCGAGTATCAGAATAATCATTATAGCTAAGAACTTTGATTTGTTTGTTTGAAGTAATTTCATTTTATTCTCCTAATTGTTTGTGTAAATATACTTTTCGTACAACCCAAATACGGAAAACGATCCCTAACTATTAGTTAAAAATTGTTAAAGTAAAGATTTCTTATTTAGATTAAGTTAAATTTGCGATTATGAAAGAACGAAAATTAAAAATTATTATCGCTTTGATGACTATTTCGGTAATTGGACTAATTGCCGTACAGTTTTATTGGATGGCAAATATTATCAAAGTTGAAGAGGATCGTTTTCGTAGAACGGTTTTTCATTCTCTGAGAAAAGTTTCTGAAGAAATTGAAAAGAAAGAAGCTGCAACTACAGTTGTTAAAAAGGTATCCAGTGGAAAAGGGAATGTTTTATTCTTTCTACAGGATGAATCTAAAAATAAACCGATACACTTAGATTCTCTTAGAAAAATGAGTTATCTAAGGATTGATACAAACAACCATGGATTTAATTATGAAGTAAAATATTTTGCCGATAATGATACTATGGTTGACCGATTAAAAGCATTCTCGGGCAACAGAAATGCACGTTACTTTATTCCTCCCTCTTCATTCGATAAATCAGTTAAGGACACTTCTATTCAGAAACGTCATTTGCTTGTGCAGAATGTTGTTACAGAACTAATGGCTATCAATGCTAGGAAAAAAATTGAGGAAAGGATCAGCACCGATCAGCTTGAAAAAGATTTGTCGTTTGAATTCAGCGGCAACGGAATCTCCTCCGAATTTTACTTCGGAGTTAACAGAGCAAACAAAGACAGTTTAACTTTGCTAAAAAAAGGAACAGATACTACAGAATTAAAGAAATCTATTTTTAAAGTAAATTTGTTCCCTGACGAAATCTTTTTTAATCCAAATCAACTTATTGTTTATTTCCCTCACCAGAAAAGATATATTCTCGCAAGCGTCGGCGGTATGCTTGTTCTCTCAGTAGGTTTGATTCTTGTAATTGTGGGTGTTTTTTACAAAACTGTTGAAATGTTTTTAAGTCAGAAAAAAATTACGGCTGTAAAAAACGATCTTATAAATAATATTACTCACGAATTTAAAACTCCAATCTCAACTATTTCGATTGCTTGTGAAGCATTAAACGAACCCGGTTTGTTAATTGAAAAGAATTCCGTTACCAGATATTCTAAAATTATTAAAGAAGAAAACGACCGATTGAAAATGATGGTTGATGCTCTTCTTAATACAGCTGCGCTTGAGAAGAGCGAGTTTAATCTAACGAAAGAGAAAATAGACCTACATGAACTAATTCTTTCCGCTGCATCAAAGTTTGAAAATATTATTAATCGAAAAAGCGGTAAAATTAATTTAGAACTTAATGCAAGTCGAGCCGTTATAACCGGTGATAAATTTCATCTCACAAACATTATGAATAATCTGATCGACAACGCGATCAAGTACAACGAAAGGGCGCCGGAAATTAGAATATCAACCCGAGATGAGAACAGGACAATAATAATAACAATAAAAGATAACGGCATTGGTATTTCCAGAGAACATCTAATTAAAATATTCGAAACATTCTACCGAATTTCCAGCGGCAATATTCAGAACGTACGTGGAAATGGAATTGGCTTGAGCTATGCTAAAAAAATTGTTGAAACATTAGGCGGTGATATTTCTGTAACAAGTGAGGTTGGTGTTGGTAGTGAATTTAAAATTATTCTTCCAAATAATGGTGTTGAGTGAAACAGATTGCAAAAATACTTTTAGTTGAAGATGACACAAACCTTGGAACAATTTTAAAAGAATTTTTATCCGTTAAGGGATTTGAAATCGTTCAAGCCATTAATGGAGAAGAGGGGTTTGAGCAATTCAGAAAAAAGAAATACGATATTTGTTTGATAGACATAATGATGCCGAAAATGGACGGCTTTACTCTTGCAAAAAAAATCCGCATGATAGATAAACAAACTCCGTTTCTTTTTCTTACAGCTAAAGCAATGCTTGATGATAAGGTCGAGGGTTTCAAAATCGGCGCCGATGATTATGTTACTAAACCATTCAGCATGGAAGAATTGATCTTGCGTATCAATGCAATACTAAAGCGAAGTAAGATACCGCAAGACGAAATTGAAAAAATAGAATTTAAGATCGGCTCTTATTTATTTAATTATGATAGACGTACATTAGTTATCCAACACATTGAACAAAAACTTACACCAAAAGAATGTGAACTTCTTCGGTTGTTATGTTTATATGAGAATAAAGTTCTTGAAAGATCTGAAGCGTTGACAAGGATATGGCGCGATGATAATTATTTCAATGCCAGAAGTATGGATGTGTATATAACAAAACTTCGTAACTATCTTAAACAAGATAAATCAATTGAGCTGGTAAATGTTCACGGGACCGGCTACAAATTAATGACCAAATAAATTATTTATCCACCGCCAGTAATTTATTGACTGATTTAACTCTATCAAAAAACAATTTCAATTTTTCTTCATCAAGCCTTGAATTAGTTCTAACACCGGAACAAATATCAACGCCATACGGTTTTACTTGTAAAATTGCTTCAACAACATTTTGCGAATTTAATCCGCCTGCTAAATAAACCGGAATTTTTACTGACTCAACTATTTTTCGGCTGATACTCCAATCATGTGTTCTTCCTGTCCCGCCAAGTTCTTTCGTAACTAATTTTTGATTTCCGGAATCGAGTAATATTGCGTCAACGAAATTTGATGTCTCTATTGCTTCGTTAATTGATTCGTCATCCGTTACATGAATAACTTGAACTATTTTGATCCTTGGTAAAGCTTTTTTTAATTGAAAATGAGAGCCGGTAATTATTTTGTCACAAAGCTGAATTGTATTTGTTCCGCAGCGATGATGCTGTTCGATAATTTCATCTACATTTTGTTTGCTCGTAAGCAGGAATGTTGAAATTGATGGTGAAGTTTGTTCGGCAATTTTTTTTATTGTTTTTTCTGAAATTACACCCGGTCCGCTGGGCATTTCCGAGACTAATCCTATTGCAGACGCTCCGTACTTAACAGCTATGTTAGCTTCTTCAATACTAGAAATACAGCAAATTTTTACATGAGTCATAATTCTTTCCATTCTCTTTTAAGTATGGAATACATTTTCATCGAACGGAATCTTTCTTTAATAAATACTTTTTCCCGAAGTGTACCTTCATATTTCATTCCGCATTTTTCCATAACTTTCCACGAACCAATATTTTCTTCTTCGCAATGCGCTTCAATTCTATTCAAGTGTAATACTTCAAAGCCAAATTTAATTACCACCTTTATTGCTTCCGAAACATATCCTTTATTCCAATATTTTTTTGAAATTACATAGCCAATTTCACCACAATTATGAATTGTATTCCAATTAC
This window contains:
- the nrfD gene encoding polysulfide reductase NrfD; this translates as MEELIQHLTPILKEVWGYIFPNEIELHWGILIVLYPYLTGLVAGAFILASLVKVFNVKELQPTYRLAMLTAMAFLIVAPLPLLAHLGHPEKAYEILITPNSTSAMAMFGFVYAWYLMAVLCLEIWFEYRRDIILWSQKETGIKKWIHKIISLFSKDISEKAIHFDKKWVKIVTIIGIPSAFLLHGYVGFIFGSIKANPWWSSVLMPIVFLFSAIVSGIAMVLILYMIITPVRGKQLDILCLDKLASYLFYVMIIDFSLEALDFVHRVYESEESIKILAYLVSNKLFISLVVIQLFMGMLIPLAMIALIKILKSPPDLKKMVYFISAILVQVGIFSTRWNIVIGGQLFSKSFRGLTVYKITFFGLEGFFASVIVFCLPFILLYVLTKILPPWEEARNP
- a CDS encoding 4Fe-4S dicluster domain-containing protein gives rise to the protein MENNIIETDKKVERRSFLKKIAILALASIAFGFLGSTDKLKTIKKWMLINGYIPSNHKWGMGIDINKCIGCGRCAVACKNENNVPKEPFFFRTWVERYRIYEDGDVQVDSPNGSIDGFDNSRTTNQKMLRSFFVPKICNHCDNPPCVQVCPVGATFKGEDGVVLVDSDYCVGCRYCIQACPYGARFLHPETHTAEKCTFCYHRIVQDKLPACVEVCPTQARVFGELNKKSSPLVRFLRMNKIGILKPSLNTEPKVYYSNLDMEVR
- a CDS encoding HAMP domain-containing sensor histidine kinase, giving the protein MKERKLKIIIALMTISVIGLIAVQFYWMANIIKVEEDRFRRTVFHSLRKVSEEIEKKEAATTVVKKVSSGKGNVLFFLQDESKNKPIHLDSLRKMSYLRIDTNNHGFNYEVKYFADNDTMVDRLKAFSGNRNARYFIPPSSFDKSVKDTSIQKRHLLVQNVVTELMAINARKKIEERISTDQLEKDLSFEFSGNGISSEFYFGVNRANKDSLTLLKKGTDTTELKKSIFKVNLFPDEIFFNPNQLIVYFPHQKRYILASVGGMLVLSVGLILVIVGVFYKTVEMFLSQKKITAVKNDLINNITHEFKTPISTISIACEALNEPGLLIEKNSVTRYSKIIKEENDRLKMMVDALLNTAALEKSEFNLTKEKIDLHELILSAASKFENIINRKSGKINLELNASRAVITGDKFHLTNIMNNLIDNAIKYNERAPEIRISTRDENRTIIITIKDNGIGISREHLIKIFETFYRISSGNIQNVRGNGIGLSYAKKIVETLGGDISVTSEVGVGSEFKIILPNNGVE
- a CDS encoding response regulator transcription factor; translated protein: MKQIAKILLVEDDTNLGTILKEFLSVKGFEIVQAINGEEGFEQFRKKKYDICLIDIMMPKMDGFTLAKKIRMIDKQTPFLFLTAKAMLDDKVEGFKIGADDYVTKPFSMEELILRINAILKRSKIPQDEIEKIEFKIGSYLFNYDRRTLVIQHIEQKLTPKECELLRLLCLYENKVLERSEALTRIWRDDNYFNARSMDVYITKLRNYLKQDKSIELVNVHGTGYKLMTK
- a CDS encoding phosphoribosylanthranilate isomerase, with protein sequence MTHVKICCISSIEEANIAVKYGASAIGLVSEMPSGPGVISEKTIKKIAEQTSPSISTFLLTSKQNVDEIIEQHHRCGTNTIQLCDKIITGSHFQLKKALPRIKIVQVIHVTDDESINEAIETSNFVDAILLDSGNQKLVTKELGGTGRTHDWSISRKIVESVKIPVYLAGGLNSQNVVEAILQVKPYGVDICSGVRTNSRLDEEKLKLFFDRVKSVNKLLAVDK
- a CDS encoding GNAT family protein, coding for MLQNKRPQEIPKIETERLILRKITVDDVNDIFEYASIPDVTTFVLWDTHKTKQDSIDFVKIADEQFNNNISLIWGIVIKSENKLIGTIDLRNWNTIHNCGEIGYVISKKYWNKGYVSEAIKVVIKFGFEVLHLNRIEAHCEEENIGSWKVMEKCGMKYEGTLREKVFIKERFRSMKMYSILKREWKEL